Below is a window of Vibrio gazogenes DNA.
AGAACAAGGTTCCAGCGTAACGTAAGCCGTTGCACCTTTCGCTTGCGCACCCGCTTGCCGTAGCGCGTGAACTTCCGCATGAGGCCCTCCAGCCTGCACATGATACCCTTCCCCGACAATCTGACCGGCTTTGGCGAGCACACAGCCTACATTAGGGTTGGGAGTCGTGGTGTAAACACCCCGCTTTGCTAATGCGATCGCTTTTGACATCATTTGATAATCAAACGCGCTAAAAACACTCATCAATACAGCCTTCTAGTCTTCCAATCTGGCAATTTCTTCACCAAATTCCCGAATATCTTCGAAACTCCGGTAAACCGAGGCGAAACGAATGTAAGCAACTTTATCAAGCTCTTTCAGCTGTTCCATCACTAAGTTACCAATCAAGTCACTCGGAACTTCTCGCTCACCCGTCGCTCGCAGCCGCGACTTAATCGTGCTAATGGATAGATCAATAGAATCAGCACTGACGGGCCGCTTTTCCAACGCCCTCAGCATCCCATTGATCATTTTATCCTCATCAAATGGTTCACGGTTACCATTTGACTTAATCACTCTGGGCATGACCAACTCTGCGGTTTCAAATGTGGTAAACCGCTCATGGCAAGCCAGACACTGTCGGCGACGACGTACTTGGTGTCCATCGGCAACCAAACGCGAATCGATGACTTTCGTATCATTTTCCGAACAAAAAGGACAATGCATAACACCTCCACTCCAATGAGAGTGAGTTTAACGGAATTGCTAACCGGAGGGAAAGAAAAAGGGGCAAA
It encodes the following:
- the nrdR gene encoding transcriptional regulator NrdR, translated to MHCPFCSENDTKVIDSRLVADGHQVRRRRQCLACHERFTTFETAELVMPRVIKSNGNREPFDEDKMINGMLRALEKRPVSADSIDLSISTIKSRLRATGEREVPSDLIGNLVMEQLKELDKVAYIRFASVYRSFEDIREFGEEIARLED